In Thermomicrobiales bacterium, one genomic interval encodes:
- a CDS encoding cobalamin B12-binding domain-containing protein, translating into MSERAVPIRMLIAKPGLDGHDRGAKVMARAFRDAGFEVIYTGLFQTPEMIANAALQEDVSVVGLSILSGAHMTLFPRIMDELRARGLDDVLVVAGGTIPEEDRPEILAMGISAIFGPGTSMSSAIDYVRTHAPDRSSDGS; encoded by the coding sequence GTGTCGGAGCGCGCGGTTCCAATTCGCATGCTGATCGCCAAGCCAGGCCTGGACGGGCATGACCGGGGCGCGAAGGTGATGGCGCGTGCGTTCCGGGACGCCGGATTCGAAGTCATCTACACCGGCTTATTCCAAACGCCTGAGATGATTGCGAACGCTGCTCTGCAGGAAGATGTCAGTGTCGTTGGTCTGAGCATTCTTTCTGGCGCTCACATGACACTCTTCCCTCGGATCATGGACGAGCTGCGCGCACGTGGACTCGATGACGTGCTCGTGGTTGCGGGCGGGACGATACCGGAAGAGGACCGTCCGGAGATTCTGGCCATGGGCATCTCGGCCATCTTCGGCCCAGGGACGTCGATGTCATCGGCCATCGACTACGTGCGCACCCATGCGCCCGACCGTTCCAGTGACGGTTCCTGA